The following proteins are co-located in the Ostrinia nubilalis chromosome 22, ilOstNubi1.1, whole genome shotgun sequence genome:
- the LOC135082917 gene encoding NADH dehydrogenase [ubiquinone] 1 alpha subcomplex subunit 10, mitochondrial encodes MATLVRTAVVKVLGPAQGGKIAACTFVQHRGIAGKALRDSLPPPPPKPAPFDYENKDYTWLRSLFDRTTHRFDDNSKVIVVEGPVAVGKTEFAAALAEDLGMKHFKEANMDHHYKRPNGCDLRMFDDQIPEDCRTFDHVNFNQCPNHRLAGNFQIMTYSARYSQYIDALAHLFNTGQGVVLERSPYSDFVFLEAMLSQNYISKGVKSVYYELRNATIEELLRPHLVIYLDLPVDGVVKAIKQRNLEHEVRGKALTPKFLTEVEKQYKSKYLRDISTHAELLVYDWSGGGEVDVVIEDIERLDFDKYTEREDPKMKDWRFPREVEYSDKRMLYTNNKHLLMNLFAIPRTDVPELITSAEDAYERDKVISSHPAFEYTEGYTSRDSGTLFKNKLPKYSDCI; translated from the exons ATGGCTACGTTGGTAAGGACCGCAGTGGTTAAGGTCCTAGGTCCTGCTCAAGGAGGCAAAATAGCGGCTTGCACCTTCGTGCAGCACCGAGGAATCGCTGGGAAAGCCCTCAGGGACTCGCTGcccccgccgccgccgaagCCTGCGCCTTTTGACTATGAGAATAAGGACTACACTTGGTTGAGGAGTCTTTTCGACCGCACCACTCACCGATTCGATGACAACTCGAAGGTCATCGTCGTCGAGGGCCCCGTGGCCGTCGGTAAGACGGAGTTCGCTGCAGCCCTGGCCGAGGACCTCGGCATGAAGCACTTTAAAGAAGCGAACATGGACCACCACTACAAACGGCCTAACGGTTGTGACTTGCGCATGTTCGATGATCAAATACCAGAAGACTGTAGAACTTTCGACCACGTTAACTTCAACCAGTGTCCGAACCACCGTTTGGCGGGTAACTTCCAGATTATGACATACAGCGCTCGATACAGCCAGTACATTGATGCTTTGGCCCACTTATTTAACACTGGCCAAGGAGTTGTACTGGAGAGGTCTCCGTACTCTGACTTCGTGTTCTTGGAAGCGATGCTCTCGCAGAACTACATCAGCAAAGGGGTGAAGTCTGTGTACTATGAGCTGAGGAACGCGACGATTGAGGAGTTGCTGAGGCCTCACCTTGTGATCTATTTGGACCTGCCTGTGGATGGT GTGGTGAAAGCGATCAAGCAACGTAACTTGGAACACGAAGTGCGTGGTAAGGCCCTCACTCCAAAGTTCCTCACGGAAGTGGAGAAACAATACAAGAGCAAGTATCTGCGAGACATCTCCACGCATGCCGAGCTCCTGGTGTACGACTGGAGCGGTGGTGGCGAGGTTGATGTG GTAATCGAGGACATCGAGCGTCTAGACTTCGATAAGTACACCGAGCGCGAAGACCCCAAGATGAAGGACTGGCGCTTCCCGCGCGAGGTGGAGTACTCAGACAAGCGCATGCTGTACACCAACAACAAGCATCTGCTCATGAATTTGTTTGCTATTCCACGGACCGATGTCCCCGAGCTCATCACTAGCGCTGAGGACGCTTACGAGCGCGATAAG GTGATCTCCAGCCACCCAGCGTTCGAATACACAGAAGGCTACACGTCGCGCGACTCCGGCACTCTCTTCAAGAACAAGTTGCCCAAGTATTCCGACTGCATCTAG
- the LOC135082915 gene encoding RNA-binding protein pno1, with protein METENINVEEFLPAKNPVKLKNVKRRAVSESGDGMEVEQHNGIEGKPKHARSRPKKAKKNAEPNEAKVNMRKVAVPAHRYTPLKENWLKIFTPIVEHLLLQVRFNTKIRNVEIKVGPETKDIANLQKAADFVKAFIYGFDVEDALALLRLDDLFVESFEIKDVKTLQGDHLGRAIGRLAGKAGRTKFTIENVTKTRIVLADSKIHILGSYQNIALARRAICNLIMGSPPSKVYGNLRSVANRVAERF; from the exons atggaaaCAGAAAACATAAATGTTGAGGAGTTTCTGCCCGCCAAAAACCCAGTGAAGTTGAAAAATGTGAAACGCAGAGCTGTATCGGAATCTGGTGATGGTATGGAGGTAGAACAGCATAACGGCATTGAAGGGAAGCCCAAACACGCGCGTTCTCGTCCGAAGAAGGCGAAGAAAAACGCTGAACCCAATGAAGCTAAAGTAAACATGAGAAAAGTCGCTGTTCCCGCACACAG ATACACACCACTAAAAGAGAACTGGCTAAAGATCTTCACACCGATCGTAGAGCACTTACTCCTGCAGGTCAGATTCAACACGAAAATCAGGAACGTTGAAATCAAAGTGGGCCCAGAAACTAAAGACATTGCAAACTTACAAAAAGCCGCTGACTTTGTGAAG GCATTCATCTATGGCTTTGACGTTGAAGACGCTCTCGCACTCCTCAGGCTAGACGACTTATTTGTGGAGTCCTTCGAAATAAAAGACGTCAAAACGTTACAAGGGGACCATTTGGGAAGAGCTATCGGTCGTCTCGCTGGCAAGGCTGGCCGAACAAAGTTCACGATAGAAAACGTAACGAAAACCAGAATAGTGTTAGCAGACTCCAAAATTCACATACTTGGAAGTTACCAGAATATTGCATTGGCAAGGAGAGCTATATGCAACTTGATCATGGGATCTCCACCATCAAAAGTGTACGGCAATTTGAGGAGTGTAGCAAATAGGGTCGCTGAAAGATTTTAG
- the LOC135082803 gene encoding glutathione synthetase-like isoform X1, with amino-acid sequence MSQARLATCIPLPLDHKVLVNVIEKAKDWALMHGVGMRDKKQFNKDSIQIAPFVLLPSPFPQTEFNKAVELQPVLNELMHKVAHDDEFLEHTLQNALQVDEFTANLYNIWVKVRNEGVAQPISLGMLRSDIMLESRCPHTENQCAKHTPYCSWKQVEINSIASGFGHLGPVSREIQSYILRQLGHGDLIKNMPENRALSGLCSGITDAFDLFGAPDAVVIFVVEEVSYNICDQRFHEFYISETRPEIQIMRKTLNEIYEETELNDKKQLIIDGRPVAVVYYRSGYEPAQYPSSREWDARLRVERSTAIKCPSIHYQLAGTKKVQQALAGPGVLEKFMGAGAASSRVRDIFTGLYSLDFDEGGERAVEMALEDAERFVLKPQREGGGNNLYGADVRDALVRMRHSRERAAYILMERILPPLVSGYVVRPGASVPPPVTDLVSELGIFGVIIGTKDKIFSNKQVGHMLRTKLADANEGGVAAGLGALDSPYLLQL; translated from the exons ATGTCTCAAGCTCGATTGGCGACTTGTATTCCTTTGCCGCTGGACCACAAAGTCTTGGTGAATGTTATTGAAAAAGCAAAAGACTGGGCGTTGATGCATGGAGTTGGAATGAGGGATAAGAAGCAATTCAATAAGGACTCCATTCAG ATCGCCCCATTTGTACTGCTGCCGTCACCATTCCCACAGACGGAGTTCAACAAAGCTGTGGAGCTGCAGCCCGTACTGAACGAGCTGATGCATAAG GTGGCACATGACGACGAGTTCTTAGAACACACGCTACAGAACGCCTTGCAAGTGGACGAGTTCACCGCCAATCTCTACAACATCTGGGTGAAAGTCAGGAACGAGGGGGTGGCTCAG CCGATATCGCTAGGCATGCTCCGTTCGGACATCATGTTGGAGTCGCGGTGTCCCCACACGGAGAATCAGTGCGCGAAGCACACGCCCTACTGCTCGTGGAAGCAAGTGGAGATTAACAGTATTGCGTCCGGCTTCGGACACCTAGGGCCCGTCTCGAGGGAGATTCAGAG CTACATATTGAGGCAACTTGGACATGGTGATCtaattaaaaat ATGCCCGAAAACCGCGCTCTATCCGGCCTCTGCTCGGGTATAACGGACGCTTTCGACTTGTTCGGGGCGCCGGACGCGGTCGTCATATTCGTTGTGGAAGAGGTCTCTTACAACATCTGCGATCAACGCTTCCACGAGTTCTATATATCTGAGACACGTCCTGAGATACAG ATAATGAGGAAGACTTTAAATGAAATTTATGAAGAGACTGAACTTAACGATAAGAAGCAATTGATTAT AGATGGACGCCCAGTCGCTGTGGTGTACTACCGGTCGGGATACGAACCGGCGCAATACCCATCGTCGCGGGAGTGGGACGCAAGACTGCGCGTTGAGAGATCCAC AGCAATCAAGTGCCCCTCCATCCACTATCAGCTAGCCGGCACGAAGAAGGTGCAACAAGCACTGGCAGGACCGGGTGTGTTGGAGAAGTTTAtgggcgcgggcgcagcgagTAGTCGCGTGCGGGATATATTCACGGGCCTCTACTCGTTGGACTTTGACGAGGGCGGCGAGAGGGCTGTAGAAATGGCGCTTGAGGACGCAGAAAG ATTCGTTCTGAAACCGCAGCGCGAAGGTGGTGGTAACAACCTGTACGGTGCGGACGTACGCGATGCTCTCGTACGCATGCGCCACAGCCGCGAGCGCGCCGCCTACATCCTCATGGAACGCATCCTGCCGCCGCTG gtTTCCGGATACGTGGTAAGACCGGGCGCATCTGTCCCACCGCCCGTCACTGACTTGGTCTCTGAACTAGGAATATTTGGGGTCATCATTGG CACCAAAGACAAGATCTTCAGCAACAAGCAAGTGGGGCACATGCTGCGCACCAAGCTAGCAGACGCCAATGAGGGCGGAGTCGCCGCCGGCTTGGGGGCTCTTGACTCGCCCTACTTGCTGCAACTCTAG
- the LOC135082803 gene encoding glutathione synthetase-like isoform X3, whose protein sequence is MSQARLATCIPLPLDHKVLVNVIEKAKDWALMHGVGMRDKKQFNKDSIQIAPFVLLPSPFPQTEFNKAVELQPVLNELMHKVAHDDEFLEHTLQNALQVDEFTANLYNIWVKVRNEGVAQPISLGMLRSDIMLESRCPHTENQCAKHTPYCSWKQVEINSIASGFGHLGPTLSLGLFRSDYLMQKGGNHIKQVEFNTVASSFGAIASNLPAMSRYILRQLGHGDLIKNMPENRALSGLCSGITDAFDLFGAPDAVVIFVVEEVSYNICDQRFHEFYISETRPEIQIMRKTLNEIYEETELNDKKQLIIDGRPVAVVYYRSGYEPAQYPSSREWDARLRVERSTAIKCPSIHYQLAGTKKVQQALAGPGVLEKFMGAGAASSRVRDIFTGLYSLDFDEGGERAVEMALEDAERFVLKPQREGGGNNLYGADVRDALVRMRHSRERAAYILMERILPPLVSGYVVRPGASVPPPVTDLVSELGIFGVIIGTKDKIFSNKQVGHMLRTKLADANEGGVAAGLGALDSPYLLQL, encoded by the exons ATGTCTCAAGCTCGATTGGCGACTTGTATTCCTTTGCCGCTGGACCACAAAGTCTTGGTGAATGTTATTGAAAAAGCAAAAGACTGGGCGTTGATGCATGGAGTTGGAATGAGGGATAAGAAGCAATTCAATAAGGACTCCATTCAG ATCGCCCCATTTGTACTGCTGCCGTCACCATTCCCACAGACGGAGTTCAACAAAGCTGTGGAGCTGCAGCCCGTACTGAACGAGCTGATGCATAAG GTGGCACATGACGACGAGTTCTTAGAACACACGCTACAGAACGCCTTGCAAGTGGACGAGTTCACCGCCAATCTCTACAACATCTGGGTGAAAGTCAGGAACGAGGGGGTGGCTCAG CCGATATCGCTAGGCATGCTCCGTTCGGACATCATGTTGGAGTCGCGGTGTCCCCACACGGAGAATCAGTGCGCGAAGCACACGCCCTACTGCTCGTGGAAGCAAGTGGAGATTAACAGTATTGCGTCCGGCTTCGGACACCTAGGGCCC ACCCTCAGCCTGGGCCTGTTTCGCTCCGACTACCTGATGCAGAAGGGCGGCAACCACATTAAGCAAGTGGAgtttaacactgtggcatcCAGTTTCGGCGCCATCGCGTCGAACCTACCAGCCATGTCTCG CTACATATTGAGGCAACTTGGACATGGTGATCtaattaaaaat ATGCCCGAAAACCGCGCTCTATCCGGCCTCTGCTCGGGTATAACGGACGCTTTCGACTTGTTCGGGGCGCCGGACGCGGTCGTCATATTCGTTGTGGAAGAGGTCTCTTACAACATCTGCGATCAACGCTTCCACGAGTTCTATATATCTGAGACACGTCCTGAGATACAG ATAATGAGGAAGACTTTAAATGAAATTTATGAAGAGACTGAACTTAACGATAAGAAGCAATTGATTAT AGATGGACGCCCAGTCGCTGTGGTGTACTACCGGTCGGGATACGAACCGGCGCAATACCCATCGTCGCGGGAGTGGGACGCAAGACTGCGCGTTGAGAGATCCAC AGCAATCAAGTGCCCCTCCATCCACTATCAGCTAGCCGGCACGAAGAAGGTGCAACAAGCACTGGCAGGACCGGGTGTGTTGGAGAAGTTTAtgggcgcgggcgcagcgagTAGTCGCGTGCGGGATATATTCACGGGCCTCTACTCGTTGGACTTTGACGAGGGCGGCGAGAGGGCTGTAGAAATGGCGCTTGAGGACGCAGAAAG ATTCGTTCTGAAACCGCAGCGCGAAGGTGGTGGTAACAACCTGTACGGTGCGGACGTACGCGATGCTCTCGTACGCATGCGCCACAGCCGCGAGCGCGCCGCCTACATCCTCATGGAACGCATCCTGCCGCCGCTG gtTTCCGGATACGTGGTAAGACCGGGCGCATCTGTCCCACCGCCCGTCACTGACTTGGTCTCTGAACTAGGAATATTTGGGGTCATCATTGG CACCAAAGACAAGATCTTCAGCAACAAGCAAGTGGGGCACATGCTGCGCACCAAGCTAGCAGACGCCAATGAGGGCGGAGTCGCCGCCGGCTTGGGGGCTCTTGACTCGCCCTACTTGCTGCAACTCTAG
- the LOC135082803 gene encoding glutathione synthetase-like isoform X2: protein MSQARLATCIPLPLDHKVLVNVIEKAKDWALMHGVGMRDKKQFNKDSIQIAPFVLLPSPFPQTEFNKAVELQPVLNELMHKVAHDDEFLEHTLQNALQVDEFTANLYNIWVKVRNEGVAQTLSLGLFRSDYLMQKGGNHIKQVEFNTVASSFGAIASNLPAMSRYILRQLGHGDLIKNMPENRALSGLCSGITDAFDLFGAPDAVVIFVVEEVSYNICDQRFHEFYISETRPEIQIMRKTLNEIYEETELNDKKQLIIDGRPVAVVYYRSGYEPAQYPSSREWDARLRVERSTAIKCPSIHYQLAGTKKVQQALAGPGVLEKFMGAGAASSRVRDIFTGLYSLDFDEGGERAVEMALEDAERFVLKPQREGGGNNLYGADVRDALVRMRHSRERAAYILMERILPPLVSGYVVRPGASVPPPVTDLVSELGIFGVIIGTKDKIFSNKQVGHMLRTKLADANEGGVAAGLGALDSPYLLQL from the exons ATGTCTCAAGCTCGATTGGCGACTTGTATTCCTTTGCCGCTGGACCACAAAGTCTTGGTGAATGTTATTGAAAAAGCAAAAGACTGGGCGTTGATGCATGGAGTTGGAATGAGGGATAAGAAGCAATTCAATAAGGACTCCATTCAG ATCGCCCCATTTGTACTGCTGCCGTCACCATTCCCACAGACGGAGTTCAACAAAGCTGTGGAGCTGCAGCCCGTACTGAACGAGCTGATGCATAAG GTGGCACATGACGACGAGTTCTTAGAACACACGCTACAGAACGCCTTGCAAGTGGACGAGTTCACCGCCAATCTCTACAACATCTGGGTGAAAGTCAGGAACGAGGGGGTGGCTCAG ACCCTCAGCCTGGGCCTGTTTCGCTCCGACTACCTGATGCAGAAGGGCGGCAACCACATTAAGCAAGTGGAgtttaacactgtggcatcCAGTTTCGGCGCCATCGCGTCGAACCTACCAGCCATGTCTCG CTACATATTGAGGCAACTTGGACATGGTGATCtaattaaaaat ATGCCCGAAAACCGCGCTCTATCCGGCCTCTGCTCGGGTATAACGGACGCTTTCGACTTGTTCGGGGCGCCGGACGCGGTCGTCATATTCGTTGTGGAAGAGGTCTCTTACAACATCTGCGATCAACGCTTCCACGAGTTCTATATATCTGAGACACGTCCTGAGATACAG ATAATGAGGAAGACTTTAAATGAAATTTATGAAGAGACTGAACTTAACGATAAGAAGCAATTGATTAT AGATGGACGCCCAGTCGCTGTGGTGTACTACCGGTCGGGATACGAACCGGCGCAATACCCATCGTCGCGGGAGTGGGACGCAAGACTGCGCGTTGAGAGATCCAC AGCAATCAAGTGCCCCTCCATCCACTATCAGCTAGCCGGCACGAAGAAGGTGCAACAAGCACTGGCAGGACCGGGTGTGTTGGAGAAGTTTAtgggcgcgggcgcagcgagTAGTCGCGTGCGGGATATATTCACGGGCCTCTACTCGTTGGACTTTGACGAGGGCGGCGAGAGGGCTGTAGAAATGGCGCTTGAGGACGCAGAAAG ATTCGTTCTGAAACCGCAGCGCGAAGGTGGTGGTAACAACCTGTACGGTGCGGACGTACGCGATGCTCTCGTACGCATGCGCCACAGCCGCGAGCGCGCCGCCTACATCCTCATGGAACGCATCCTGCCGCCGCTG gtTTCCGGATACGTGGTAAGACCGGGCGCATCTGTCCCACCGCCCGTCACTGACTTGGTCTCTGAACTAGGAATATTTGGGGTCATCATTGG CACCAAAGACAAGATCTTCAGCAACAAGCAAGTGGGGCACATGCTGCGCACCAAGCTAGCAGACGCCAATGAGGGCGGAGTCGCCGCCGGCTTGGGGGCTCTTGACTCGCCCTACTTGCTGCAACTCTAG